Proteins encoded by one window of Geitlerinema sp. PCC 9228:
- the argC gene encoding N-acetyl-gamma-glutamyl-phosphate reductase translates to MGEDGFITAAIVGASGYGGVQLVRLLQEHPQVKITYLGGDSSAGKSFAELYPHLGHVVDLDIEPVDADTIAAKAEVVFLSLPNGLAWQMAPKLLEKGCKVLDLSADYRFYDLATYQAWYGEHRTDESVAATAVYGLPELYRDRIKNAQLIGCPGCYPTASLLALSPLFKQGLIVPDTAIIDAKSGTSGAGRKAKTNLLLAEADNSLAAYGVARHRHSPEIEQICTELAGHEIAVQFTPHLIPMVRGILATVYATLRDPGLVREDLVTIYKAFYRHSPWVRILPGGTYPQTKWACGTNLAYLGIEVDPRTGRVVVMSAIDNLLKGQAGQAVQCLNLMMGWQETLGLPQLSFYP, encoded by the coding sequence ATGGGAGAGGACGGATTCATTACCGCTGCCATTGTAGGCGCTTCCGGCTATGGAGGCGTGCAATTGGTGCGGCTGTTACAAGAACATCCCCAGGTAAAAATCACCTATTTGGGAGGCGACAGCAGTGCCGGGAAATCGTTTGCCGAGTTATATCCCCATCTCGGTCATGTTGTCGATTTGGATATCGAACCAGTAGATGCAGATACCATTGCTGCTAAAGCTGAGGTGGTTTTTCTCTCCTTACCCAACGGCTTGGCTTGGCAAATGGCTCCCAAACTCTTAGAAAAAGGTTGTAAAGTTCTCGACCTCAGTGCCGACTATCGATTTTACGACCTGGCGACCTATCAAGCCTGGTATGGAGAACACCGTACCGACGAATCTGTAGCCGCTACTGCGGTGTATGGGTTGCCGGAACTCTATCGCGATCGCATTAAAAATGCCCAACTGATAGGATGTCCGGGATGCTATCCCACCGCTAGTTTGCTGGCTTTATCTCCGCTGTTCAAACAGGGATTGATTGTCCCCGATACCGCCATTATCGATGCCAAATCGGGAACTTCTGGTGCCGGTCGCAAGGCCAAAACCAATTTATTGCTAGCGGAAGCTGATAATAGTTTAGCGGCTTATGGCGTAGCGCGCCACCGTCACAGTCCAGAAATTGAACAAATTTGTACGGAACTGGCCGGTCACGAAATTGCCGTGCAATTCACCCCCCATCTAATTCCCATGGTACGGGGGATTTTGGCTACAGTTTATGCTACTTTGCGCGACCCGGGATTGGTACGGGAAGATTTGGTCACCATTTACAAGGCGTTTTACCGCCATTCTCCCTGGGTACGAATTTTGCCCGGAGGTACTTATCCCCAGACCAAATGGGCTTGCGGGACCAATTTAGCCTATCTTGGCATTGAGGTAGACCCACGTACCGGTCGGGTTGTGGTTATGTCTGCTATTGATAATTTGTTAAAAGGACAAGCCGGACAGGCGGTACAATGTCTGAACTTGATGATGGGCTGGCAGGAAACGTTGGGGTTGCCCCAGTTGAGCTTTTATCCCTAA
- the eno gene encoding phosphopyruvate hydratase: MISDTAIADIRAREILDSRGRPTVEAEVHLFNGVVGVAQVPSGASTGTFEAHELRDDESSRYSGKGVSRAVRNVHEIIAPMLSEQDALNQASLDYQMLDRDGTDNKKNLGANAILAVSLAMAKASAEALEIPLYRYLGGPLANLLPVPLMNVLNGGAHAANNVDFQEFMIVPVGAPSFKEALRWGAEVFASLSKVLNEKGLLTGVGDEGGYAPNLGSNQEALEFLIAAIERAGYKPGEQVALALDVAANEFYQDGQYVYEGSTHSAAELVDYLGQLSDRYPIISIEDGLYEEDWENWQLLSQKLGNKLQLVGDDLFVTNPTRLKKGIETNSGNAILIKLNQIGSLTETLETIDLANRHGYRSVVSHRSGETEDTTIADLAVATRAGQIKTGSLSRSERVAKYNRLLRIEDELGDRAVYAGAVGFGPRVDA; this comes from the coding sequence ATGATTTCCGATACGGCTATAGCAGATATCCGCGCGCGCGAAATTCTCGATTCTCGCGGCAGACCGACAGTAGAGGCAGAAGTACACCTGTTTAACGGTGTGGTTGGCGTGGCACAGGTTCCCAGCGGTGCTTCCACGGGAACGTTTGAGGCACACGAACTGCGAGACGACGAAAGCAGCCGCTACAGCGGTAAAGGGGTTTCCAGAGCGGTGCGCAACGTTCACGAAATTATTGCACCAATGCTTTCGGAACAGGATGCGCTCAATCAGGCATCGCTGGATTATCAAATGCTCGATCGCGATGGTACTGACAATAAGAAAAATTTGGGTGCCAATGCGATTTTGGCGGTGTCTCTGGCGATGGCAAAAGCCAGTGCCGAGGCGTTGGAAATTCCACTGTACCGCTATTTGGGGGGTCCGCTGGCAAATTTGCTGCCGGTTCCTCTGATGAATGTGTTAAACGGTGGTGCCCACGCGGCGAACAATGTGGATTTCCAGGAGTTTATGATTGTACCGGTGGGAGCGCCCAGTTTTAAAGAGGCTTTGCGCTGGGGAGCGGAAGTTTTTGCCTCTTTGAGCAAGGTTTTGAATGAAAAAGGGTTGCTCACTGGTGTTGGCGATGAAGGCGGCTATGCGCCCAATTTGGGGTCCAATCAGGAGGCACTGGAGTTTCTGATTGCGGCGATCGAACGAGCTGGTTACAAACCAGGAGAACAGGTGGCTTTGGCGCTGGATGTAGCTGCCAATGAGTTTTACCAAGACGGTCAGTATGTTTACGAAGGCTCTACCCATTCGGCGGCGGAATTGGTGGATTATTTGGGGCAGTTGAGCGATCGCTATCCTATTATTTCCATTGAAGATGGTCTGTACGAGGAAGATTGGGAAAACTGGCAGCTCCTATCGCAAAAACTGGGCAACAAGCTACAGTTGGTAGGCGACGATTTGTTTGTCACCAATCCCACTCGGTTGAAAAAAGGCATTGAAACCAATTCTGGTAACGCCATTTTGATTAAGCTCAACCAAATTGGGTCGCTCACCGAAACCCTGGAAACCATCGACCTAGCCAACCGCCATGGTTACCGTTCGGTTGTCAGCCACCGTTCTGGCGAAACGGAGGATACCACCATTGCCGATTTAGCCGTAGCTACCCGCGCCGGTCAAATTAAAACCGGTTCCCTCTCCCGCAGCGAACGCGTTGCCAAGTACAACCGCTTGCTGCGCATTGAAGATGAATTGGGCGATCGCGCTGTCTATGCCGGTGCCGTCGGCTTTGGTCCTCGCGTTGACGCCTAA
- the grxC gene encoding glutaredoxin 3 — protein sequence MFDFFNSLLGRHPESIKAKVEIYTWQICPYCIRAKLLLWWKGVDFIEYKIDGDEAAREKMAKRAQGRRKVPQIFINGEPIGGCDELYQLDGEEKLDKMLSRAPSKGFAA from the coding sequence ATGTTTGATTTTTTCAATAGCCTACTCGGTCGCCATCCAGAATCGATTAAAGCCAAGGTAGAAATCTACACCTGGCAAATTTGCCCCTACTGTATCCGCGCCAAACTGCTTTTGTGGTGGAAAGGCGTGGATTTTATCGAGTATAAAATCGATGGAGACGAAGCTGCCCGGGAAAAAATGGCCAAACGCGCTCAAGGTAGGCGCAAAGTGCCGCAAATTTTCATCAATGGGGAACCCATCGGTGGCTGCGACGAACTGTACCAGCTTGATGGGGAAGAAAAGCTAGACAAAATGCTATCGCGCGCGCCTTCTAAAGGGTTTGCTGCCTAA
- a CDS encoding AAA family ATPase, whose amino-acid sequence MQPTDPDKFTDRAWEALVESQDIARKFRSQQLEVEHVMLALLENTERATTILSQTGVQAERIQQDLERFAKRQPKVGVVEQLYLGHGLDVLLDNAEIQREELQDKCIDIEHLLLAFLKDDRIGKRTCKTLNLNREDLETAVQNLHRTEKAAASKQKSREEDEETETTEAEESSESSEEQSTSALEKYGRDLTEEARAGKLDPVIGRDEEIRRVIQVLSRRTKNNPLLIGEPGVGKTAIAEAMAQRIVNGDVPESLKDRQLVSLDLGSTIAGAKYRGDFEKRLRAVLREVALSDGQIVLFIDELHTLVGTGSGSNSSMDAGNLLKPMLARGELRCIGATTLEEYRKYIEKDAALERRFQPILVREPSSEDAISILRGLKERYEVHHGVKIMDSALVAAATLSSRYISDRFLPDKAIDLVDEAAAKLKMEITSKPDELESVERRLMQLEMEKLSLEGEEKHARTGGYSTASDSPSETLRDRLERIQSEIQQLSTTQEKLNSQWQDEKQLLETINTIKEEEDQLRVQIERAERDYDLNRAAQLKYGRLEKIQCDREEYEAKLLKLQSEGSNLLREQVTEEDIAEIVAKWTGIPVNRLLESEKQKLLQLEDQLHKRVIGQQEAVTAVATAIRRARAGMKDPKRPIGSFLFMGPTGVGKTELARALAECLFDTEDALIRIDMSEYMERHAISRLVGAPPGYLGYDEGGQLSKAIRAHPYSVVLFDEVEKAHTDVFNILLQLLDEGRITDSQGRTIDASNTVIVMTSNIGSEYILDVAGDDSYYQEMRSRVMTELRRHFRPEFLNRLDETIIFHPLNRDELQQIVGIQVADLEGLLADQNIHLQITDAAKGYLANVGYDPVYGARPLKRAIQKELQDPIATKILENLFASGDTVVIDVEDQQLTFRSQKPRKEKDASKLDLADNNGTGETPPPENQQETTETPSANPAEADLEASPQPEPEQPTSSPSSPSQKATNVEVLEDAWDAPLDLKPAWSNPNNEDSEDGEYID is encoded by the coding sequence ATGCAGCCAACCGATCCAGATAAATTTACAGACCGAGCTTGGGAAGCGCTCGTGGAATCGCAAGACATTGCTCGCAAATTTCGTTCCCAACAGTTAGAAGTCGAACATGTCATGCTCGCTTTGCTGGAAAATACAGAGCGAGCCACCACTATTTTGAGCCAAACCGGCGTGCAAGCCGAACGCATCCAGCAGGATTTGGAAAGATTTGCCAAGCGCCAGCCAAAAGTTGGCGTGGTTGAACAACTGTATTTGGGTCACGGTTTGGATGTGCTGTTGGATAACGCCGAAATTCAACGGGAAGAGCTACAGGATAAATGCATTGACATCGAACATCTGCTGCTAGCATTCCTAAAAGACGATCGCATCGGCAAACGGACTTGTAAAACCCTCAATCTCAACCGCGAAGATTTGGAAACGGCGGTTCAAAACTTGCACCGTACGGAAAAAGCCGCCGCCAGCAAGCAGAAATCGCGAGAAGAAGACGAAGAAACCGAAACCACCGAAGCGGAAGAAAGCAGCGAATCGTCTGAGGAGCAATCTACTTCCGCACTGGAGAAATACGGTCGCGACCTGACGGAAGAGGCGAGAGCTGGTAAATTAGATCCGGTAATTGGGCGCGATGAGGAAATTCGCCGGGTGATTCAGGTACTTTCGCGGCGTACCAAAAACAATCCTTTGTTGATTGGCGAACCCGGTGTGGGGAAAACGGCGATTGCTGAGGCGATGGCGCAACGAATTGTTAATGGCGATGTGCCGGAGTCTTTGAAAGACCGACAGTTGGTGTCTTTGGATTTGGGAAGTACCATTGCCGGTGCCAAGTATCGCGGCGATTTTGAAAAACGCTTGCGTGCGGTTTTGCGGGAGGTGGCGCTTTCCGACGGTCAAATTGTGCTGTTTATTGATGAGTTGCATACGTTGGTGGGAACTGGTTCTGGGTCGAACAGTTCCATGGATGCTGGTAATTTGCTCAAACCTATGTTGGCGCGGGGGGAACTCCGCTGTATTGGTGCGACGACGCTGGAGGAATATCGCAAGTATATTGAGAAAGATGCGGCGTTGGAACGTCGGTTTCAGCCGATTTTGGTGCGGGAACCTTCTTCGGAAGATGCGATTTCCATTTTGCGGGGGTTGAAGGAACGCTACGAGGTTCACCACGGTGTGAAGATTATGGATTCGGCGCTGGTGGCGGCGGCAACGCTGTCTAGTCGGTATATTAGCGATCGCTTTTTGCCGGATAAAGCCATCGATTTGGTGGATGAAGCGGCGGCGAAGTTAAAAATGGAGATTACTTCCAAGCCGGATGAGTTGGAGAGTGTAGAACGGCGGCTGATGCAGTTGGAAATGGAGAAACTTTCCCTGGAAGGCGAGGAAAAACACGCTCGTACTGGGGGATACAGCACCGCCAGCGATTCTCCTTCGGAGACGCTTCGCGATCGCTTGGAACGGATTCAATCGGAAATTCAGCAGTTAAGCACCACCCAGGAGAAATTAAATTCCCAGTGGCAGGATGAAAAACAACTGCTGGAAACCATCAATACCATCAAAGAAGAAGAAGACCAACTGCGGGTGCAAATCGAACGCGCCGAACGGGATTACGACCTCAACCGCGCCGCACAGTTAAAATACGGTCGTTTGGAAAAAATCCAATGCGATCGCGAAGAATACGAAGCCAAGCTGCTGAAGTTACAATCGGAAGGGTCCAACTTACTGCGCGAACAAGTCACCGAAGAAGACATTGCCGAAATCGTCGCCAAATGGACCGGCATTCCCGTAAATCGCTTGCTGGAGTCAGAGAAACAAAAACTCCTGCAACTGGAAGACCAGCTCCACAAACGGGTCATCGGACAGCAAGAAGCCGTCACCGCCGTAGCAACCGCCATTCGCCGTGCCAGAGCTGGCATGAAAGACCCCAAACGTCCCATTGGTTCCTTCCTGTTCATGGGACCAACGGGGGTCGGCAAAACCGAACTGGCCAGAGCGTTAGCGGAATGCTTGTTCGATACCGAAGACGCCCTGATTCGCATCGACATGTCGGAATACATGGAACGTCATGCCATTTCCCGCTTGGTGGGAGCGCCACCGGGATATTTGGGCTACGACGAAGGGGGGCAGCTTTCCAAAGCCATCCGCGCCCATCCTTATTCTGTCGTTTTGTTTGACGAAGTAGAAAAAGCCCATACCGACGTTTTCAATATCTTGCTGCAACTGTTGGATGAGGGCAGAATCACCGATTCCCAAGGACGTACCATCGATGCCAGCAATACCGTCATTGTCATGACCAGCAATATTGGCAGCGAGTATATTTTAGATGTAGCGGGGGATGATAGCTACTACCAAGAAATGCGATCGCGCGTCATGACCGAACTGCGACGCCATTTCCGTCCGGAATTCCTCAACCGTCTCGACGAAACCATTATCTTCCATCCTCTCAACCGCGACGAATTGCAACAAATCGTCGGCATTCAAGTAGCCGATTTGGAAGGTCTTTTGGCAGACCAAAACATTCACTTGCAAATCACCGATGCAGCGAAAGGCTATCTAGCCAACGTCGGCTACGACCCAGTATACGGCGCACGTCCGCTCAAACGCGCCATTCAGAAAGAATTGCAAGACCCCATTGCCACCAAAATCTTGGAAAATCTGTTTGCCTCTGGGGATACCGTAGTTATCGACGTGGAAGACCAACAGCTAACCTTCCGGTCGCAAAAACCGCGCAAGGAGAAAGACGCCTCCAAATTAGACCTAGCAGACAACAACGGTACCGGGGAAACCCCACCGCCAGAAAACCAGCAAGAGACAACAGAAACGCCATCAGCAAACCCCGCCGAAGCCGATTTAGAAGCATCCCCCCAACCAGAACCAGAACAACCCACTTCTTCTCCCTCCTCGCCATCGCAAAAAGCCACCAACGTGGAAGTACTGGAAGATGCCTGGGATGCCCCCCTCGACCTGAAACCAGCTTGGTCGAATCCCAACAACGAAGACAGCGAAGATGGCGAGTATATCGACTAA
- the tadA gene encoding tRNA adenosine(34) deaminase TadA, which translates to MLPNEYQPYQRHRRWMAYAVELAVAAGEAGEVPVAAVVVDGQDSLVSAATNRQKRDRDPTAHAEILAIRQATQKQQNRYLTDCTLYVTLEPCPMCAGAIVHARLQVLVYGADDPKTGAIRTVANLPDSALSNHRLSVWGGILESDCRHLLQDWFGRRRVGG; encoded by the coding sequence TTGCTGCCTAACGAATACCAACCCTACCAACGCCACCGTCGCTGGATGGCATACGCTGTGGAATTAGCCGTAGCTGCTGGGGAAGCCGGGGAAGTTCCGGTAGCGGCGGTGGTGGTGGATGGGCAAGATTCTTTGGTGTCGGCAGCCACCAACCGACAAAAACGCGATCGCGATCCTACCGCCCACGCGGAAATTCTCGCCATTCGCCAAGCAACGCAAAAACAACAAAATCGCTATTTAACCGATTGTACGCTATACGTGACCTTAGAACCCTGTCCCATGTGCGCCGGCGCGATCGTACATGCGCGTTTGCAGGTATTGGTCTACGGTGCCGACGACCCCAAAACCGGTGCCATTCGTACCGTTGCCAACCTTCCCGATAGTGCCCTTTCCAACCATCGTCTCAGCGTTTGGGGAGGGATTTTGGAGTCAGACTGTCGGCATTTGTTACAAGATTGGTTTGGTAGGCGACGTGTGGGAGGATAG